In Solanum stenotomum isolate F172 chromosome 6, ASM1918654v1, whole genome shotgun sequence, one DNA window encodes the following:
- the LOC125867426 gene encoding F-box/FBD/LRR-repeat protein At1g13570-like: MRHKCRKQCSHRTLLRDLPRNVLDEILMCLPIRDVVRTSILSKKWRNIWHRLPVLTLSHTLWKPEQDLADLTSNLVKIINHILIFHTGPVTKFTLCVPYLDTCPNIDNLIRFLSRNDIQHLVLRLPIRGSLYKMPLSFFTCFELRHLTLQNCSILAQPSFKGFDRLISLELRDVAISSKLLERLISRSLLLEQLVLQISGASSNVIEISAPNLRSFDYTGNIRSVCLKNIPRLAKLSLSHREYYVGAGKCNIAKFFEFFSALEHLHLNDMFFVAGAGEVPTRLSYDLYCVKHLCISSIYLSDSNEVSCALCLIRSFPNLQSMEIKVECDDNDIPALESLEVERFSDVTFNHLREVKLMQTNGTIPEIQLMKLLLAKSPELMKIIIEPCVVEESATVKILTEIIQFQRASTKAEVVYKLDKHPNPGPV; the protein is encoded by the exons ATGAGACATAAGTGCAGAAAGCAATGTTCCCATCGAACATTACTTCGTGACCTTCCTAGGAATGTATTAGATGAAATCCTTATGTGTTTGCCTATTCGAGATGTTGTGAGGACAAGTATCTTATcgaaaaaatggagaaatataTGGCATAGACTTCCTGTGTTGACGCTTTCTCACACACTTTGGAAACCTGAGCAGGATTTAGCTGATCTTACAAGTAACCTTGTAAAGATCATCAACCACATTTTGATCTTTCATACAGGACCAGTTACAAAGTTTACCCTCTGCGTTCCTTATTTGGATACATGTCCTAATATTGACAACTTGATACGTTTCCTCTCTAGAAACGACATTCAAcaccttgttcttagacttccAATCAGGGGTAGCCTATACAAAATGCCTCTTTCATTCTTCACATGTTTCGAGTTAAGGCATTTGACTCTCCAGAATTGTTCGATACTTGCTCAACCATCCTTCAAAGGATTTGATAGGTTGATTAGCTTAGAACTACGTGATGTTGCAATTTCTTCCAAGTTGCTTGAACGTTTAATCTCTCGTTCCTTGTTGCTCGAGCAGTTGGTGCTGCAGATCTCAGGTGCTTCAAGCAATGTAATTGAAATTAGTGCTCCAAATCTGCGATCCTTTGACTACACAGGCAATATAAGATCTGTCTGTTTAAAAAATATCCCTCGTCTGGCAAAGCTTTCACTTTCGCATAGGGAATATTATGTGGGAGCAGGAAAGTGTAATATCGCCAagttttttgagtttttctctGCTCTCGAGCACCTCCACTTGAATGACATG TTCTTTGTTGCAGGAGCAGGTGAAGTACCAACGAGGCTTTCCTACGATCTTTATTGTGTCAAACATCTCTGCATATCTAGCATCTATCTGTCTGACTCGAACGAGGTTTCATGTGCTCTTTGCTTGATAAGAAGCTTCCCGAATTTACAATCTATGGAAATTAAG GTGGAGTGCGATGACAATGATATACCAGCTCTAGAATCTCTTGAAGTGGAACGCTTCTCAGATGTGACGTTCAATCACCTCAGGGAAGTTAAGCTAATGCAGACTAATGGCACAATCCCTGAGATACAACTGATGAAGCTTCTGTTGGCTAAGTCTCCCGAGTTGATGAAAATCATAATCGAGCCATGTGTAGTTGAAGAATCCGCAACTGTCAAAATACTCACTGAGATAATACAGTTTCAGCGGGCATCAACCAAGGCAGAAGTTGTATATAAGTTGGATAAGCATCCAAATCCTGGTCCTGTTTGA
- the LOC125867440 gene encoding transcription factor BIM2-like isoform X1, whose protein sequence is MKSGKGHHMEEEEDEYNFGSNRDATPSSNSTKVTDGKNSDKANAIRSKHSVTEQRRRSKINERFQMLRNLIPHTDQKRDTASFLFEVIQYVQYLQDTVQKYEGSYQPWSSEPTKLMPWRNSQWHAQSFPANPQALNNGTDTGPTYSGRFDENLLTVTSSMQANQRNPLESHPGGDVKSMDQEKELARMAIATSMPLQASMPVPFQNDSSFSDSLPTPASDECPSTTNALNNQEFMVEGGTINFSNTYSQGLLNSLTQALQATGLDLSQASISVQINLGKRANKDAKDTENPPPASGDQFMDEFQDINNDEELDRAQKRLKK, encoded by the exons aTGAAATCTGGAAAGGGTCATCAtatggaagaagaagaggatgagTATAATTTTGGTTCTAACAGAGATGCCACACCTTCAAGTAACAGTACTAAAG TGACAGATGGGAAGAACAGTGACAAGGCAAATGCAATTAGGTCGAAGCATTCTGTTACAGAGCAGCGTCGGAGGAGCAAGATCAATGAGAG ATTTCAGATGTTGAGAAATTTGATACCCCATACTGATCAAAAACGAGATACCGCGTCATTCTTGTTCGAG GTAATTCAGTACGTACAGTATTTACAGGATACAGTACAGAAGTATGAAGGATCATATCAACCTTGGAGCTCGGAGCCTACAAAACTTATGCCATGG AGAAACAGTCAGTGGCACGCACAGAGTTTTCCTGCAAACCCTCAAGCCTTGAACAATGGTACTGACACAGGACCAACATATTCAGGAAGGTTTGATGAGAATCTCTTAACCGTCACTTCGTCTATGCAAGCCAATCAACGGAATCCACTTGAATCTCATCCTGGTGGTGATGTTAAATCGATGGATCAAGAAAAGGAACTAGCTAGAATGGCAATCGCGACATCGATGCCTCTTCAGGCTAGTATGCCAGTCCCTTTTCAGAATGATAGTTCCTTCTCTGACTCACTACCCACACCTGCTTCTGATGAATGCCCCAGCACCACTAATGCTCTGAATAATCAGGAgtttatggtagaaggtggcACAATCAACTTTTCGAATACTTACTCTCAAGG GTTACTGAATTCGTTGACCCAAGCGCTACAGGCTACTGGCCTTGATCTTTCACAGGCCAGTATATCAGTGCAGATTAATCTAGGGAAGCGGGCAAACAAGGATGCTAAG GATACAGAAAATCCTCCACCTGCATCTGGCGATCAATTTATGGACGAATTTCAGGATATAAACAATGATGAAGAGTTGGACCGAGCTCAAAAGAGGCTGAAGAAATAG
- the LOC125867440 gene encoding transcription factor BIM2-like isoform X2 yields the protein MKSGKGHHMEEEEDEYNFGSNRDATPSSNSTKDGKNSDKANAIRSKHSVTEQRRRSKINERFQMLRNLIPHTDQKRDTASFLFEVIQYVQYLQDTVQKYEGSYQPWSSEPTKLMPWRNSQWHAQSFPANPQALNNGTDTGPTYSGRFDENLLTVTSSMQANQRNPLESHPGGDVKSMDQEKELARMAIATSMPLQASMPVPFQNDSSFSDSLPTPASDECPSTTNALNNQEFMVEGGTINFSNTYSQGLLNSLTQALQATGLDLSQASISVQINLGKRANKDAKDTENPPPASGDQFMDEFQDINNDEELDRAQKRLKK from the exons aTGAAATCTGGAAAGGGTCATCAtatggaagaagaagaggatgagTATAATTTTGGTTCTAACAGAGATGCCACACCTTCAAGTAACAGTACTAAAG ATGGGAAGAACAGTGACAAGGCAAATGCAATTAGGTCGAAGCATTCTGTTACAGAGCAGCGTCGGAGGAGCAAGATCAATGAGAG ATTTCAGATGTTGAGAAATTTGATACCCCATACTGATCAAAAACGAGATACCGCGTCATTCTTGTTCGAG GTAATTCAGTACGTACAGTATTTACAGGATACAGTACAGAAGTATGAAGGATCATATCAACCTTGGAGCTCGGAGCCTACAAAACTTATGCCATGG AGAAACAGTCAGTGGCACGCACAGAGTTTTCCTGCAAACCCTCAAGCCTTGAACAATGGTACTGACACAGGACCAACATATTCAGGAAGGTTTGATGAGAATCTCTTAACCGTCACTTCGTCTATGCAAGCCAATCAACGGAATCCACTTGAATCTCATCCTGGTGGTGATGTTAAATCGATGGATCAAGAAAAGGAACTAGCTAGAATGGCAATCGCGACATCGATGCCTCTTCAGGCTAGTATGCCAGTCCCTTTTCAGAATGATAGTTCCTTCTCTGACTCACTACCCACACCTGCTTCTGATGAATGCCCCAGCACCACTAATGCTCTGAATAATCAGGAgtttatggtagaaggtggcACAATCAACTTTTCGAATACTTACTCTCAAGG GTTACTGAATTCGTTGACCCAAGCGCTACAGGCTACTGGCCTTGATCTTTCACAGGCCAGTATATCAGTGCAGATTAATCTAGGGAAGCGGGCAAACAAGGATGCTAAG GATACAGAAAATCCTCCACCTGCATCTGGCGATCAATTTATGGACGAATTTCAGGATATAAACAATGATGAAGAGTTGGACCGAGCTCAAAAGAGGCTGAAGAAATAG